From the Clostridium cagae genome, the window ATGATTTAATAATAAAAAACAAATTATTAGAGGATTCCTATAAACCATCTTCCAAAATAAATATTAATCAAATATCATTTTTTGATTCTTTTGAAATGAACAATAAGACCTTAAGTGATAAAATAACTTCTATAAATGGAGATTTTTAATTATGAAAATACTAATATATGATGATACTTTCTTTGGACTTTTAAATGCTTTATATAAAAGTTTTAATTATGATCAGACAAATTTATTTATATGTAGTAAAAAAAGTAATATCCCCTTACTTGGAAGCGAAATTATTAATGTAAATACTAATTCTCATATTGCTAAGAAAGTCCAAAATACTATAATTTATAAAATAGACAAATTAGCTCTAGAAAAAATTTATATTGTATATTTAAGCAATTACGAAAATAAAGAAATGCTTTTACTTAAATATTTAAAAATTGCTTTTAAATTAAATAAGGACGTTCATTCTTTTTTAAATATTGATGAAGTTAGACTTATAGATACTATTAATAAAAAAGTAACTTATGAAAGTCATAGATTTAAAGGATTTGTTAGATTCAATCTTATAAATAATAAATTTTTCTATTCTTGTATTGAACCTGATAATGATATATTAGAACTTATAGCTGACCATTTTAAGAAAAGATTTAAAAATGAATACTTTATAATTCATGATTTGAATAGGGAAAAAGCAATAATTTATAATAAAATAGATTATGAAATAATTCCTCTTGATTTAAAAGATTATGAAAAATTGAAAACACATTCTGATAACTATGGTAAGCTTTGGAGCACATATTTCAAATCTACAGCTATAATTGAAAGAAAAAATCTAAAATTACAAAGTAGAATGATGCCAAAAAGATATTGGAAGCACATAATAGAGGTTAATGATTAAAATCTATATTCTAGTCATTAACCTCTCTGGGACATTAGATAATTTTGTATTTACACAGAATTATCTACACTCTCACTTCTCTAGTATATTTATAAGTAAAACTTATCATAGTAATTAAACCTAACCTACTAAAATTCTATTCTACCAAATAGATAATCTATCTTTTACTTTTATATACATATCATCATTTTCAGTTACATTATAAATTTCATAGAATTTTTCAAATTGTTGTAATACCGTATTTACTCTAATATCACTAGGTGAATGGCTATCTATTTTTAGTAATAATACCTTATATTCTTCAGTAGTTATATCTCTCCATACTGTAGCAAAATTTCTAAAAAATTCATCATAATTTGCATTTGGGATATTATCTAAAATATCCAACATACAAGTCATAGATCCAATATCAGCAATGTTTTCACCTAAAGTAATTTCTCCATTTACTTTTATTCCAGGTAATGCTTCTATATTTCCATAAACTTCTTCTATTTTTT encodes:
- a CDS encoding TIGR03915 family putative DNA repair protein, producing MKILIYDDTFFGLLNALYKSFNYDQTNLFICSKKSNIPLLGSEIINVNTNSHIAKKVQNTIIYKIDKLALEKIYIVYLSNYENKEMLLLKYLKIAFKLNKDVHSFLNIDEVRLIDTINKKVTYESHRFKGFVRFNLINNKFFYSCIEPDNDILELIADHFKKRFKNEYFIIHDLNREKAIIYNKIDYEIIPLDLKDYEKLKTHSDNYGKLWSTYFKSTAIIERKNLKLQSRMMPKRYWKHIIEVND